One Rhizobium bangladeshense DNA window includes the following coding sequences:
- the glpK gene encoding glycerol kinase GlpK has product MSGYILSIDQGTTSSRAIIFDGDMKMAGSAQAEITQYYPQPGWVEHDAAEIWQSVIDTVRGAIADARLDADAIAAIGITNQRETAVVWDRRSGTPLHRAIVWQDRRTAEMCESLKADGYEKLFSAKTGLLLDPYFSGTKLRWLLDNVDGLREMAEAGEVCFGTIDSWLIYKLTDGRVHATDATNASRTLLYNIDDGAWDEELLGILGIPAVMLPEVKECADDFGQVDEALFGAPLPILGVAGDQQAAAVGNACFEPGMMKSTYGTGCFALLNTGRDRVSSSNRMLTTIACRLDGETTYALEGSIFIAGAAVQWLRDGLGIINQASEAGGLATKADPGQQVYIVPAFTGLGAPYWDPAARGAIFGLTRNSGPAEFARAVLESVAYQTLDLLVAMKKDWGANQLETVLRVDGGMAASDWTMQCLADITGNPVDRSAIRETTALGAAWLAGSKAGIWPGKGEFAQAWACDRRFSPSMEETERQAKIIGWKNAVSRMISDTSAG; this is encoded by the coding sequence ATGAGCGGCTACATTCTTTCGATCGATCAAGGCACGACATCGTCGCGCGCGATCATCTTCGATGGCGACATGAAAATGGCCGGCTCGGCCCAGGCGGAAATCACCCAATATTATCCGCAGCCCGGCTGGGTGGAGCATGACGCCGCCGAAATCTGGCAGTCCGTCATCGATACCGTGCGAGGGGCAATCGCCGATGCCCGCTTGGACGCCGACGCAATCGCTGCGATCGGCATCACCAATCAGCGCGAGACGGCGGTCGTCTGGGATCGCCGCTCCGGAACACCGCTTCACCGCGCGATCGTCTGGCAGGATAGGCGCACGGCCGAAATGTGCGAGAGCCTGAAGGCCGACGGATATGAGAAGTTGTTCAGCGCCAAGACCGGCCTGCTGCTCGATCCCTATTTCTCAGGAACGAAGCTGCGCTGGCTGCTCGATAATGTGGATGGCCTGCGCGAAATGGCGGAGGCGGGCGAAGTCTGCTTCGGCACGATCGACAGTTGGCTGATCTACAAGCTGACTGATGGTCGCGTGCATGCCACCGATGCGACCAATGCGTCGCGGACGCTGCTCTACAATATCGACGACGGCGCGTGGGACGAGGAGCTTCTCGGCATTCTCGGCATCCCGGCCGTCATGCTTCCCGAGGTGAAGGAATGCGCCGATGATTTCGGCCAGGTGGACGAGGCGCTGTTCGGCGCCCCGCTCCCGATTCTCGGTGTGGCAGGCGACCAGCAGGCGGCGGCGGTGGGCAATGCCTGCTTCGAGCCAGGCATGATGAAATCCACTTACGGCACCGGCTGCTTTGCCCTGCTCAATACCGGCAGGGACCGTGTTTCCTCTTCCAACCGCATGCTGACGACGATTGCCTGCCGGCTCGACGGCGAAACGACCTATGCGCTCGAAGGCTCGATCTTCATCGCCGGTGCCGCCGTCCAATGGCTGCGCGATGGGCTCGGCATCATAAACCAGGCCTCCGAGGCGGGGGGGCTTGCGACCAAGGCCGACCCCGGACAGCAGGTCTATATCGTTCCCGCTTTCACCGGTCTCGGCGCGCCCTATTGGGACCCGGCCGCGCGCGGCGCAATTTTCGGCCTGACGCGCAACAGCGGCCCGGCGGAGTTTGCCCGCGCCGTGCTTGAATCCGTCGCCTATCAGACGCTCGACCTGCTGGTGGCCATGAAAAAGGACTGGGGCGCAAACCAGTTGGAAACCGTGCTGCGCGTGGATGGCGGCATGGCAGCGTCGGATTGGACGATGCAGTGCCTGGCGGACATCACCGGAAATCCCGTCGATCGCTCGGCGATCCGCGAGACGACGGCGCTCGGAGCCGCCTGGCTTGCCGGCTCGAAAGCCGGCATCTGGCCGGGCAAAGGGGAGTTTGCGCAGGCTTGGGCCTGCGATCGCCGCTTCAGCCCTTCGATGGAAGAGACCGAGCGGCAGGCCAAGATCATCGGTTGGAAGAATGCGGTGTCGCGGATGATCTCGGACACCTCGGCGGGCTGA
- a CDS encoding sugar ABC transporter ATP-binding protein, with amino-acid sequence MTAISLKQPVTARDDIIRFEGIVKRFGGAQALAGASLIVKRGTIHGLVGQNGAGKSTLIKLLAGLHQPDDGRIEIEGQTFERLTPHLAEELGIYFIHQDRLLVPTFTVSEALFLGREPRIPGTPFLDRRLMQRHASEILNDYFGVRLPNAALIGELSTAEKQIVQITRALLNQPKVLVFDEPTAALVRREADILFRLIRRLRDEGVTIIYISHYLNEIEELCDHVTVLRNGLDVTSAPIGETSAAAIARLMVERDIKEMFPKPEVRPGEEMLKVEQLSAPGKYSDISFSLRRGEVLGLTGLLGSGAKELVRALFGLETPSSGRVEINGKPARFTNPTQAAGHEVALVPEDRRRHGVALDLSVAENTSLPSLGRLSRFGFLDRKRERREVDALLTRLQVKTSGRNALLRTLSGGNQQKVAIAKWLSRHSEVYLLDEPTVGVDIGSKVEIYTLIGELAARGAGVIVLSSDLPELIGITDRILVLFRGRVVREFISSETTADAVLAESTGSSEGQRHVG; translated from the coding sequence ATGACTGCCATTTCCTTGAAGCAGCCGGTGACGGCGCGAGACGACATCATCCGCTTCGAAGGCATCGTCAAACGTTTTGGCGGCGCACAGGCGTTGGCAGGAGCGTCGCTGATCGTCAAGCGCGGAACCATCCATGGTCTCGTCGGGCAGAATGGCGCCGGTAAGTCGACGCTGATCAAGCTGCTTGCCGGCCTCCATCAGCCGGATGACGGGCGGATCGAGATCGAAGGACAGACGTTCGAAAGGCTGACGCCGCATCTTGCCGAAGAGCTCGGCATTTACTTCATTCACCAGGACCGGCTGCTGGTGCCGACCTTCACCGTCAGCGAAGCGCTGTTTCTCGGCCGGGAACCGCGCATACCGGGCACGCCTTTCCTCGACCGGCGGCTGATGCAGCGCCACGCCTCCGAGATCCTCAACGACTATTTCGGCGTCCGCTTGCCAAACGCTGCCCTGATCGGCGAATTGTCGACCGCCGAAAAGCAGATCGTGCAGATCACCCGCGCCCTGCTCAACCAGCCGAAGGTGCTCGTCTTCGATGAGCCGACGGCGGCCCTGGTGCGCCGCGAGGCCGATATCCTCTTCCGGTTGATCCGCCGACTGCGCGATGAAGGGGTGACCATAATCTACATCTCGCACTACCTGAACGAAATCGAGGAGCTCTGCGACCACGTCACGGTGCTGCGCAACGGGCTTGATGTCACTTCCGCGCCGATCGGCGAGACTTCGGCCGCAGCGATCGCCCGGCTGATGGTCGAGCGGGATATCAAGGAGATGTTTCCGAAGCCTGAGGTTAGGCCCGGCGAAGAGATGCTCAAGGTCGAGCAGCTGTCGGCGCCGGGAAAATACAGCGACATCAGTTTCTCGCTTCGCCGCGGCGAGGTGCTCGGCCTCACCGGCCTGCTCGGCTCCGGCGCAAAAGAGCTGGTGCGTGCTCTCTTCGGTCTGGAGACGCCATCTTCCGGCCGCGTCGAAATCAACGGCAAACCCGCCCGTTTTACCAATCCAACGCAGGCGGCCGGCCATGAGGTCGCGCTGGTGCCGGAGGATCGCCGCCGCCACGGCGTTGCACTCGATCTCAGTGTCGCGGAAAATACCAGTCTTCCAAGCCTCGGCCGCCTCTCGCGTTTCGGCTTTCTCGACCGCAAGCGCGAGCGGCGCGAAGTCGATGCCCTGCTCACGCGGCTTCAGGTGAAGACCAGCGGGCGGAACGCGCTTTTGCGTACACTCTCGGGCGGCAACCAGCAGAAGGTGGCGATTGCCAAGTGGCTCAGCCGGCACTCGGAGGTCTATCTCCTCGACGAGCCGACGGTCGGCGTCGATATCGGCTCCAAAGTCGAGATCTACACGCTCATCGGCGAACTCGCGGCGCGGGGCGCCGGCGTCATCGTACTGTCTTCGGATCTGCCAGAACTCATCGGCATCACGGATCGCATCCTCGTGCTCTTCCGCGGTCGCGTGGTGCGGGAATTCATCTCGTCGGAGACTACTGCGGATGCCGTGCTGGCGGAATCGACCGGATCGTCGGAGGGACAACGCCATGTCGGCTGA
- a CDS encoding ABC transporter permease, giving the protein MSLQSSTSAVYDLPRLIAAGVVRYGLILALVAVSAIFSAATPTFLTLANLQSILVNNFTLLAIVSIAMTFAVSSGGIDLSLGTAMDFASFAFVSLVLAGQPVAIAALAGLGAGALVGAVNALLISGIGVSPFLATLGTLFIGRSAQQLLTNCGNPVYLPPSGVPEAFRFLGHGTIAGFPVPLAAAILIIAAAAVAFARTRFGRVILSIGIQPAVVRYSGIAASAHIAATFVIVGLIAAVAGLILTATVNVYIPSSGNAFLLNAIGATFIGTTLSPLGRPNVSGTVLGVLLLSIVANGLLLTDLNFYWQQVGTGTLIFVVLALSFINRKAATRA; this is encoded by the coding sequence ATGTCGCTTCAGTCTTCGACATCAGCCGTCTACGACCTGCCACGCCTCATCGCTGCCGGCGTGGTGCGTTACGGGCTGATCCTTGCGCTCGTGGCGGTGTCCGCCATCTTCTCCGCGGCAACGCCGACGTTTCTGACGCTCGCCAACCTTCAGAGCATCCTGGTCAATAATTTCACGCTGCTTGCCATCGTATCGATCGCCATGACCTTCGCCGTCTCCTCGGGCGGGATCGATCTCTCTTTGGGAACGGCGATGGATTTTGCCAGCTTCGCCTTCGTCTCCCTGGTCCTCGCGGGTCAGCCGGTGGCGATTGCGGCCCTTGCCGGGCTGGGGGCAGGAGCACTCGTCGGTGCCGTCAACGCGCTGCTGATCTCAGGGATTGGCGTCTCCCCCTTCCTTGCAACGCTCGGCACGCTGTTCATCGGCCGCAGTGCCCAGCAATTACTGACCAATTGCGGCAACCCTGTCTACCTGCCGCCGAGCGGTGTGCCGGAAGCCTTCCGCTTTCTCGGCCACGGCACGATCGCCGGCTTTCCGGTGCCGCTTGCGGCCGCAATCCTCATCATAGCCGCCGCCGCGGTCGCCTTTGCCCGCACGCGCTTCGGCCGCGTCATCCTGTCGATCGGCATCCAGCCGGCCGTCGTGCGCTATTCCGGCATCGCTGCATCGGCCCATATCGCCGCAACCTTCGTCATCGTCGGGTTGATCGCGGCTGTCGCCGGCTTGATCCTGACGGCGACCGTTAACGTCTACATCCCCTCCTCTGGCAACGCCTTCCTGCTGAACGCCATCGGCGCGACCTTTATCGGCACGACGCTCAGCCCGCTCGGGCGGCCGAACGTCAGCGGCACCGTCCTCGGCGTGCTGCTGCTCAGCATCGTCGCCAACGGCCTCCTGCTGACCGATTTGAATTTCTACTGGCAGCAGGTCGGGACAGGCACGCTGATTTTTGTCGTGCTCGCCCTGAGCTTCATCAACAGGAAAGCCGCCACCCGCGCGTGA
- a CDS encoding VOC family protein: MTAFAQINPITDICFLVEDIERASAFYVERLGFRPRRRALGFADFKGAGVTLALWEIAHIAENTGVSSRRAPPGVHKACAAIELASPEQVDAAYAELKAAGVLFHAPPQNYVWNARCCYFADPDDNLWEIYAWSEGGPVGDIDSR, encoded by the coding sequence ATGACCGCTTTTGCCCAAATCAATCCGATTACCGACATCTGTTTTTTGGTCGAGGATATCGAAAGAGCGTCTGCCTTCTATGTCGAGCGGCTTGGCTTCAGACCGCGCCGCCGAGCTCTCGGCTTTGCCGATTTCAAAGGCGCGGGTGTGACGCTGGCGCTCTGGGAGATCGCGCATATCGCCGAGAATACCGGTGTCTCAAGCCGCCGGGCTCCTCCGGGCGTGCACAAGGCCTGCGCGGCCATCGAGCTTGCCTCGCCAGAGCAGGTCGATGCTGCCTATGCGGAGCTGAAAGCCGCCGGCGTGCTCTTCCACGCGCCGCCGCAGAATTACGTCTGGAATGCGCGATGCTGCTATTTCGCCGACCCGGACGACAATCTCTGGGAGATCTATGCGTGGTCGGAAGGCGGCCCGGTCGGCGACATCGACTCGCGGTAA
- a CDS encoding ABC transporter ATP-binding protein translates to MPEAVAIETKNLAIGYAGAVQTTRILSGVDLSVGRGEFLTILGPSGCGKSTFLRALADLLPPLDGRLSVLGRTASEARRGREVAFVFQDATLLPWRTVRENVALPLQVGKKSISRSVDARPDHWIELVGLSHLADRYPHQLSGGQRQRVAIARALQCEPDILLMDEPFGALDEITRERLNDELLDVWRRTGTTILFVTHSVVEAIYLGGRVLVLAANPGRVQALIDLKPLKDERGLCRRESLDVQETAAHLRGLLQEGSAAA, encoded by the coding sequence TTGCCTGAAGCAGTGGCCATCGAAACCAAGAATCTGGCGATCGGCTATGCCGGCGCCGTCCAGACAACCCGCATTCTTTCCGGCGTCGACCTCAGCGTCGGCAGGGGCGAGTTTCTGACCATTCTCGGCCCTTCCGGTTGCGGCAAGTCGACCTTCTTGCGTGCGTTGGCAGATCTTCTTCCGCCCCTTGACGGGCGGTTGTCGGTGCTCGGCAGGACTGCCTCGGAGGCGCGCCGGGGGCGCGAGGTCGCCTTCGTCTTTCAGGACGCAACGCTGTTACCCTGGCGGACCGTGCGGGAGAATGTCGCGCTGCCGCTGCAGGTGGGGAAGAAGAGCATCTCGCGATCGGTCGATGCGCGCCCCGACCATTGGATCGAGCTGGTCGGCCTGTCGCATCTGGCCGACCGCTATCCGCATCAATTGTCCGGCGGACAACGCCAGCGCGTCGCCATAGCGCGCGCGCTTCAATGCGAGCCGGATATCCTGCTCATGGACGAACCCTTCGGTGCGCTCGACGAAATCACCCGCGAACGACTGAACGATGAGCTTCTTGACGTCTGGCGCCGGACCGGCACGACCATCCTGTTCGTAACCCACAGCGTCGTCGAGGCGATCTATCTCGGCGGACGCGTGCTGGTCCTGGCCGCCAATCCGGGCCGCGTCCAGGCGCTGATCGACCTAAAACCGCTGAAAGACGAGCGCGGCCTCTGTCGGCGCGAGAGCCTCGATGTCCAGGAGACCGCCGCCCATCTGCGAGGATTGCTGCAGGAGGGGAGTGCGGCTGCATGA
- a CDS encoding ABC transporter permease: MTHRPLSLTEAIGLPIIGAFSLLLAWQWLVPALGVPSYIVPTPLAIMRTLGIEWRFMLSNAVPTWGEAGLGFLLGNSLAVILAVAFVYNPRFQAAYFPVVLLFNTIPVLALAPIIILIFGLGMLPKVIIAALICFFPTLVNTARGLNLATVSELELMHVLSASGWETFWRLRAPRSAPLLFASLRISATTCVIGAIVGEWIGSNQGLGAVIIQSTFNYQAERLFAAVVLASLSGIVFFAVVAQIERIFRWLHQGQS; the protein is encoded by the coding sequence ATGACGCACCGTCCGTTGTCCCTCACAGAGGCAATCGGCCTTCCCATTATCGGCGCCTTTTCGCTGCTCCTAGCCTGGCAATGGCTGGTACCGGCGCTCGGTGTTCCCAGTTATATCGTTCCAACGCCGCTGGCGATCATGCGTACGCTTGGCATCGAATGGCGCTTCATGCTGTCGAACGCCGTCCCGACGTGGGGCGAGGCGGGCCTCGGCTTTCTCCTGGGCAATAGTCTCGCCGTAATACTGGCGGTTGCCTTTGTCTATAATCCGCGGTTCCAGGCCGCCTATTTTCCCGTTGTCCTGCTCTTCAACACGATTCCGGTGCTGGCGCTCGCGCCGATCATCATTCTCATCTTTGGCCTCGGCATGCTACCCAAGGTCATTATCGCCGCTCTCATATGCTTCTTCCCAACCCTGGTGAATACCGCCCGGGGCCTCAATCTGGCTACTGTAAGCGAGCTTGAGCTGATGCATGTTCTTTCGGCGAGTGGGTGGGAAACGTTCTGGCGCCTGCGCGCGCCACGGTCCGCCCCATTGCTGTTTGCATCGCTGCGCATTTCGGCAACCACCTGTGTGATCGGCGCGATCGTTGGGGAGTGGATCGGCTCTAACCAGGGGCTGGGCGCTGTCATCATTCAGTCGACGTTCAACTATCAGGCGGAAAGGCTCTTTGCCGCCGTCGTGCTCGCTTCTCTCTCCGGCATCGTCTTTTTTGCCGTTGTTGCCCAGATCGAGCGGATTTTCCGTTGGCTGCATCAGGGGCAAAGCTGA
- a CDS encoding helix-turn-helix domain-containing protein yields the protein MPDIDPQIFSISRPSLGGYKAFVQRDMIVETYRSAAGQMVSKGSLHRISINRTAHGKYAYRLGSGAFRKVERPPFTLGFQPAATVLEVEGDAADYISIFQSPALYSSLGGSRFDPEHWDSDALSATTDPTTLQVALSLAFAVEKTGRDDLLLMQHLGMALACCVVKLLGARPEAGDRPLTSENLRRVIDYIENLLGKSDLSVEELAGVAHMSPFHFSREFKRAAGVAPHRFVLERRIERARLYLADGKETLASIAYATGFSSQAHFSSVFRRLMGATPKEYRRSVRL from the coding sequence ATGCCCGATATCGACCCGCAGATTTTCTCAATTAGCCGGCCATCCCTTGGAGGCTACAAGGCCTTCGTCCAACGCGACATGATTGTTGAGACCTATCGCAGCGCTGCGGGACAGATGGTTTCGAAGGGCTCGCTTCACAGAATCTCGATCAACCGTACGGCGCACGGAAAATATGCCTATCGGCTTGGAAGCGGGGCGTTCCGCAAAGTTGAAAGGCCGCCGTTCACCCTGGGATTTCAACCGGCTGCCACGGTCCTTGAAGTCGAGGGCGATGCGGCGGATTATATCTCGATCTTCCAGTCGCCTGCGCTCTACAGCAGCCTCGGGGGCTCTCGCTTCGATCCGGAGCATTGGGATAGTGATGCACTGAGCGCGACGACTGATCCGACAACGCTGCAGGTTGCACTTTCTCTTGCATTTGCAGTCGAGAAGACCGGGCGCGACGATCTGCTTTTGATGCAGCATCTGGGAATGGCACTTGCCTGTTGCGTTGTAAAACTGCTGGGCGCCAGACCTGAGGCCGGTGATCGTCCGCTGACATCGGAAAATCTCCGGCGCGTGATCGATTACATCGAGAACCTGCTTGGCAAATCCGATCTGAGTGTGGAGGAGCTGGCCGGTGTGGCCCATATGAGCCCCTTTCACTTCAGCAGGGAATTTAAACGGGCGGCGGGCGTGGCGCCGCATCGCTTCGTCCTCGAACGCAGGATCGAGCGCGCGCGACTTTATCTCGCCGATGGCAAGGAGACGCTTGCAAGCATCGCTTACGCTACAGGCTTTTCCAGCCAGGCGCATTTCTCCAGCGTCTTTCGCCGCCTGATGGGGGCGACACCGAAGGAATACCGGCGTTCGGTCCGTCTTTGA
- a CDS encoding sugar ABC transporter substrate-binding protein, with translation MTIEKSGSSLGRRDLLKLSAAAGVAFAGASLIGQKPVFAAEELSLKGKRIAISATGTDHFFDLQAYNAQIEEVKRLGGEPIAVDAGRNDGKLVSQLQTLIAQKPDAIVQILGTLSVIDPWLKKARDAGIPVLTVDVGSTNSINNTTSDNWGIGKDLALQLVSDIGGEGNIVVFNGFYGVTPCAIRYDQLVNVVKYFPKVKILQPELRDVIPNTVQDAFTQITAILNKYPEKGSIKAIWSAWDIPQLGATQALTAAGRTEIRTYGVDGSPEVLQLIADPNSPAGADVAQQPAEIGRTAIRNVAKLLAGQTLPRETYVPALLANKLNVGEVTKKLGIG, from the coding sequence ATGACCATCGAAAAATCCGGAAGCAGTCTCGGAAGACGAGACCTGTTGAAACTGTCCGCCGCGGCCGGGGTTGCCTTCGCCGGTGCTTCGCTCATCGGGCAGAAGCCGGTTTTTGCGGCCGAAGAGCTGTCGCTGAAAGGCAAGCGCATTGCCATCAGCGCCACCGGGACCGATCACTTCTTCGACCTGCAGGCCTACAATGCCCAGATAGAAGAGGTGAAGCGCCTCGGCGGCGAGCCGATCGCCGTCGATGCCGGGCGCAATGACGGCAAGCTGGTCTCGCAGCTCCAGACGCTGATCGCTCAGAAGCCAGATGCGATCGTTCAGATCCTCGGCACGCTGAGCGTCATCGATCCCTGGCTGAAGAAGGCGCGTGATGCCGGCATCCCGGTTCTGACCGTCGACGTCGGCTCAACCAATTCGATCAACAATACCACATCAGACAATTGGGGCATCGGCAAAGACCTAGCGCTGCAGCTCGTCTCCGATATCGGCGGCGAAGGCAATATCGTGGTCTTCAACGGCTTCTATGGCGTGACCCCCTGCGCAATCCGCTACGACCAGCTGGTCAACGTCGTCAAATATTTCCCGAAGGTGAAGATCCTCCAGCCGGAACTGCGCGACGTCATCCCGAATACGGTACAGGACGCTTTCACCCAGATCACGGCGATCCTCAACAAATATCCGGAAAAGGGATCAATCAAGGCAATTTGGTCGGCCTGGGACATTCCCCAGCTCGGCGCGACTCAGGCGCTGACGGCAGCAGGGCGGACCGAAATCCGCACCTATGGCGTCGATGGCAGCCCCGAAGTGCTGCAGCTCATCGCAGATCCGAATTCGCCTGCTGGCGCCGATGTCGCGCAGCAGCCAGCGGAAATCGGCCGCACCGCCATCCGCAACGTCGCCAAGCTGCTCGCCGGCCAGACGCTGCCGCGCGAGACCTACGTTCCCGCACTTCTGGCCAACAAGCTGAATGTCGGCGAAGTCACCAAGAAACTCGGCATTGGCTGA
- a CDS encoding ABC transporter substrate-binding protein, with product MNGYDKQIMVGRRSVLKGGAFALAAATAGISVFVPRHSNAAASKVVIKYDWLMSNGQIGDIVAAKQGLFEAEGLDVEFSPGGPNSATVPPVITGDAQLGQFSDSAQLLLARSSGVPIKIFACGFRTAPFAFYSLPKAPIRTVKDMVGKRIGIQPTARYVLDAILLKNNIDPSSLAISNIGFDMTPLLTGQVDAVTGWITNTQALSVIGPDRIDLMMKHTGLPSYANVYFATDDAVNGHAETLAKVLRAVAKGWAWTHEHPEEAVKLTVAAYPQLDLAAELKTVPRILSLSFDAETGRDGWGSFDPAALAEQISVYDKIGQFKSGAPKLEDCYTTEILDMTAGDRPKIA from the coding sequence ATGAACGGGTATGACAAACAAATCATGGTCGGCAGGCGTAGCGTCCTGAAGGGTGGAGCCTTCGCCCTCGCCGCGGCGACGGCGGGGATCAGCGTGTTCGTACCGCGTCATTCGAACGCCGCCGCATCCAAAGTCGTCATCAAATACGATTGGTTGATGAGCAATGGACAGATCGGCGATATCGTTGCCGCCAAGCAAGGCCTGTTTGAGGCCGAGGGTCTCGACGTCGAGTTCTCCCCTGGAGGTCCCAATTCGGCAACGGTGCCGCCTGTGATCACGGGTGATGCGCAGCTCGGTCAATTCTCGGATTCGGCGCAGCTTCTTCTTGCCCGGTCATCCGGCGTGCCGATCAAGATCTTCGCCTGCGGTTTCCGCACGGCGCCTTTCGCCTTCTATTCGCTGCCCAAGGCGCCGATCCGCACCGTCAAGGATATGGTCGGCAAGCGTATCGGCATCCAGCCGACGGCCCGTTACGTGCTCGATGCCATCCTGCTGAAGAACAATATCGATCCCTCGAGCCTGGCCATTTCCAATATTGGGTTCGACATGACGCCGCTGCTGACCGGCCAGGTCGATGCGGTCACCGGATGGATCACCAACACGCAGGCCCTTTCCGTCATCGGCCCCGACCGCATCGATCTGATGATGAAGCACACGGGCCTGCCATCCTACGCCAATGTCTATTTCGCCACCGACGATGCCGTGAACGGCCACGCCGAGACGCTGGCAAAGGTGCTGCGTGCCGTCGCCAAGGGTTGGGCCTGGACGCATGAACATCCCGAGGAGGCGGTCAAATTGACGGTGGCGGCCTATCCGCAGCTCGATCTTGCCGCAGAACTGAAGACAGTGCCGCGCATATTGTCGCTGAGCTTCGACGCAGAGACCGGCAGGGACGGCTGGGGCAGCTTCGATCCAGCCGCTCTCGCCGAGCAGATTTCCGTCTACGACAAGATCGGCCAGTTCAAGAGCGGCGCGCCGAAGCTGGAGGATTGCTATACGACTGAGATATTGGATATGACGGCGGGTGACCGCCCAAAGATTGCGTGA
- a CDS encoding antitoxin Xre/MbcA/ParS toxin-binding domain-containing protein, giving the protein MVGFAVVADVLGLPAREPASRSAFGLLSSIEEGLPVKALDRMALLLAPDDIQFKYRLVPKATYERRKSKHRLSSDEGIKLARVARVWSLALDVWQTEDEARNFLFRPHAMLEDRRPIDLVIQSEIGGELVLDILGSLKYGSAA; this is encoded by the coding sequence ATGGTGGGATTTGCTGTCGTGGCCGATGTTCTGGGACTGCCCGCCCGGGAGCCGGCATCACGTTCGGCCTTCGGCCTGCTCTCCAGTATCGAGGAAGGATTGCCGGTCAAGGCGCTCGATCGCATGGCCCTGCTTCTGGCGCCTGATGATATCCAGTTCAAATACCGCCTCGTTCCGAAGGCCACCTACGAGCGGCGCAAGTCCAAGCATCGGCTCTCCTCCGACGAGGGCATAAAGCTCGCCCGTGTCGCGCGAGTCTGGAGCCTGGCGTTGGACGTCTGGCAGACCGAAGACGAGGCGCGTAATTTTCTATTTCGGCCGCATGCGATGCTGGAGGACAGGCGGCCGATCGACCTCGTTATCCAGAGCGAAATCGGCGGCGAACTCGTTCTCGATATCCTCGGAAGCCTGAAATACGGCAGCGCTGCGTGA
- a CDS encoding ABC transporter permease, with amino-acid sequence MSAEVEFAPADFSAIVPPPRPAGNIAAAALRFGSLIVFAAILIVFSLTAPYFLSVGNIGNVLGQSAISGVLAIGLTVVLIAGGSNVVTGGIDLSLAANMGLSAAVYATLTQLGFGDGAAISAAIGTGALIGTVNAIAVVYAGIVPLLATLAVMNVVAGLELVLTQNTVLPASTPFLSALSASGPLGLPVLAYALLGFTALATAIIQYTPLGLRLYAVGELPDAARAAGLPLRRLLAGAFIASGVSGGIAGILSVSYLSGSTTGSGEMLLPVVVTALLGSVFSRRLVPTISGTFLSALLVGFLTNGFQLLNISSTLVSGVQGLLILLVVSATTLLRRQEA; translated from the coding sequence ATGTCGGCTGAAGTGGAATTCGCGCCTGCCGACTTTTCGGCAATAGTACCGCCTCCCAGGCCGGCCGGTAACATCGCGGCTGCGGCGCTGCGCTTCGGATCACTGATCGTTTTTGCAGCCATTCTGATCGTCTTCTCGCTCACGGCGCCTTACTTCCTTAGCGTCGGAAATATCGGCAACGTGCTCGGTCAATCCGCCATTTCCGGCGTGCTCGCTATCGGACTGACCGTCGTTCTGATTGCCGGCGGCTCCAATGTCGTCACCGGCGGCATCGATCTTTCGCTCGCGGCCAATATGGGTCTCAGCGCCGCCGTCTACGCCACCTTGACCCAGCTCGGCTTCGGCGACGGGGCGGCGATCTCGGCGGCGATCGGGACCGGAGCGCTGATCGGTACGGTCAATGCCATTGCCGTCGTCTATGCCGGCATCGTGCCGTTGCTGGCCACACTTGCGGTGATGAATGTCGTCGCCGGCCTCGAACTGGTGCTGACCCAGAATACCGTTCTGCCGGCCTCCACGCCCTTCCTCTCGGCGCTTTCGGCGTCCGGTCCCCTAGGCCTGCCCGTTCTTGCCTACGCGCTTCTCGGTTTCACGGCACTTGCAACGGCCATCATCCAATATACCCCGCTTGGCCTGCGCCTTTATGCCGTCGGCGAGCTCCCGGATGCGGCGCGCGCCGCCGGCCTGCCACTTCGCCGCCTGCTTGCCGGCGCATTCATCGCCAGCGGCGTGTCCGGCGGCATCGCCGGTATCTTGAGCGTCTCCTATCTGAGCGGCAGCACGACCGGCTCCGGGGAGATGCTGTTGCCCGTCGTCGTCACCGCTCTGCTCGGCTCGGTCTTTTCGCGCCGGTTGGTTCCCACGATCAGCGGCACCTTCCTCTCGGCCCTGCTGGTCGGTTTCCTCACAAATGGCTTCCAGCTGCTCAACATTTCGAGCACGCTGGTCAGCGGCGTCCAGGGCTTGCTCATTCTGCTCGTGGTCTCCGCGACCACCCTGTTGCGCCGACAGGAGGCTTGA